The segment GCCACGCAGTTGCGCTTCGTCGACCAGCGCACGTTCGGCCACATGTTGGTGGACGAGGTCGGTCCCGGCGTTGGTGGCCGGCCGGTACCGCTGGTCGCCAGCCACATCGCGGCGGACCCGTTGGAGCCGGCGTTCGACGACGCGGAGTTCGCGCGGGCGCTCACCAACCGGCGAAGCGGGGTGAAACGCGCGTTGCTCGACCAGTCGTTGGTCAGCGGGGTCGGCAACATTTACGCCGACGAGGCGCTGTGGCGCACGGGGCTCCACGGCGAACAGCCGGCCGGAACCCTGACCCGGGCGGACGTGAAACGCCTGTTGGTCGCGGTGCGCGACGTACTGGAGGCGGCCCTGGACGAGGGCGGCACCAGTTTCGACGGCCTGTACGTCAACGTCAACGGGGAGAGCGGGTACTTCTCGCGTGCCCTGCGGGTGTACGGCCGGGAGGGGCAGCGGTGCGGGCACTGTGGTACCCCGATCGTGCGTGAGGTGTTCATGAACCGGTCCTCGTTCCGATGCCCACGATGCCAGTCGATGCGTGGTGGAGAAGACTGATGGAGAACACCACCGACCGTGTTCGGCTCACCGCGTGGGTCGAGGGTCGTGTGCAGGGCGTCGGTTTTCGGTGGTGGGTGCGGTCTCGCGCCCTGGAACTCGGCCTCGTCGGTGCCGCGACGAATCGCCGTGACGGCCGGGTGGAGGTCGTCGCCGA is part of the Spiractinospora alimapuensis genome and harbors:
- the mutM gene encoding bifunctional DNA-formamidopyrimidine glycosylase/DNA-(apurinic or apyrimidinic site) lyase — translated: MPELPEVEVVRRGLADHVVGRTLKGVEVLHHRSVRRHAAGMADFRDRLEGVRVLDACRRGKYLWFPLDSGEALLAHLGMSGQLLVCAPEIAPQKHLRVSAGLVPEGATAPATQLRFVDQRTFGHMLVDEVGPGVGGRPVPLVASHIAADPLEPAFDDAEFARALTNRRSGVKRALLDQSLVSGVGNIYADEALWRTGLHGEQPAGTLTRADVKRLLVAVRDVLEAALDEGGTSFDGLYVNVNGESGYFSRALRVYGREGQRCGHCGTPIVREVFMNRSSFRCPRCQSMRGGED
- a CDS encoding acylphosphatase, whose protein sequence is MENTTDRVRLTAWVEGRVQGVGFRWWVRSRALELGLVGAATNRRDGRVEVVAEGPRADCDVLLAALRGGRTPGHVDRVQENWGDVTGAFTGFSER